In Candidatus Cloacimonadota bacterium, the DNA window CAAATGAAATGAATAAAATTGTTGATAATATTAAAACAACCCAGTTCACCCTGTTAAATCCCTTCGGGATCCCGATATATCGGGATATTTAACAGGGTGAAATAAAAGAAGCATAAGATTTCACCCCGATGAAATAACAAAAAAAAGATTTCATCCCAGTGAAACAAAAAAGATGGTTTCACAGGATAAATTGGGCAGGCGGGTCAAGAAAAGTAAAAAGCAATCCGTCTACGCTACACCGAGACTGGCAACTAAAAAGCAATGAATAATGAATAATGAATAATGAATAATGAATAATGTAGAATGGGATAAAGTAAAAAGGGATAAAGTAAAAAAATAAAATGAAAATTGATAAAAATATTAAAGATAATCCTTTATTATACAAAACTTTTCTTTTGGCACTTGAGATAATAAAATTATAAAAATATCTTACAAAAGAGAAGAAAGAATATATAATGTCCAAATAGTTAAAGACAAGATTAAAGACTAAAGACCATCCACCTTCGTTATGACTACGGTGAACAAGAAGATTAAAGATTAAGGCAAAAGCAGAAAGAGTAAAGGTAAAGGAGTAAAGATTAAAGGTAAACCTGCTCCGCAAATGCTTCGTACTTGTCTTACGAAGTTCTCTGGATGGAGAACGAAGTATGAGGTCAAGAAGAAAAAGCAGACAAATAATCCGTCTGAGGCGTCCTAAAATAAGTTGACTCAAAAGAATGAAATGAGAAGCAAATATGCGATATAATATTTCACAGGGTGAATCGGAAACCGTTGAGTTTAAAGAATCTCTGGGAGAATGGAAAGAAATTATTAATACTATCAGTGCATTTAGTAATACAAATGGTGGAGTAATTTTGGTTGGTATAAATGATTGTGGGGGAATAAGTGGGGTTATTACTGGTAAAAGTACTTTAGAGGACTTAACTAATAAAATCAATGAGAATACAGACCCCAAAATTTACCCTCATATAACCACGAAATTAATAGATGGAAAATCCATAGTTATCATTGAGATAAAAGAATCTTTTGACCATTTAGTGGTGGCTTTTGGCAGACCTTATAAGAGAGTTGGTAAATCTACCGTAAGAATGTCAAAAGACGAATACGAAAGCCTGATTTTAGAAAAGCATAAAGAGAAATTATATTTTGATTCTCAAATATGCAAAGAAGCCAGCTTAGGCGATATCGATAATATTAAAGTAAAAAGATTTATAGAAAGAGCGAATTTTGAAAGGAGATTAGAGATAAATCCGAATATAACACCAAAAGAGGCTTTAAAAAAATTAAGCCTTGTAAAAAAAGATAAATTAGCTAATGCTGCAATTTTATTGTTCGGCAAGAATCCTCAGAAATTCTTTTTACAGGCAGAGACAAGATGTGCTCGTTTTAAAGGGACTGAACCTTTAGAATTTATCGATATGAAGGTCTTTGGAGGAAATATAATTGATCAAAGAGAAGATGCCTTAGAATTTGTTAAGGAACATATTCAACTTCACGCAGAAATTAAAGGAACAGAAAGGATAGAGAGATGGGAATATCCTATTGAAGCTATAAGAGAGGCGATTACTAACGCAATCTGTCACCGTAATTATAAAATTTCCAGTAATGCCCAGATTAGAATTTTTGATGATAGAATCGAAGTTTGGGGTTGTGGTCCTCTACCAGAACCATTAACAGTGGAGGATTTAAGGAAAAAACATGATTCGGTCTTAAGAAACCCACTAATTGGGAAATGTTTCTTTTTAATTAAATATATTGAACAATGGGGAACGGGAACCAATAGAATGATTAAAAAATGTCTAAGTTCTGGTTTGCCTGAACCTTTATTTGAAGAAATTTCCGGGAATCTCGTGGTTACATTTAGAGGGAAAATTACTAAGGAATATTTAGAGGGTTTGGATTTAAATAAGAGGCAAATTGTAGCTATGGAGTATATTAAAAAAATCGGAAAAATTACAAACAAAAAATATAGAGAAATGTTTCCAGAAATATCCAATGAAACAGCAAGGCTTGATTTAAATATACTGGTTAGAAAGAGGTTATTGAATAAAAAAGGTGAAAAGAGGGGTGCGTACTATACTATCAGATAACAGATAATATGAATATCCCAAATTTATCCCAAAATTATCCCAAATTATTTGAAATGATTCATTAT includes these proteins:
- a CDS encoding helix-turn-helix domain-containing protein gives rise to the protein MRYNISQGESETVEFKESLGEWKEIINTISAFSNTNGGVILVGINDCGGISGVITGKSTLEDLTNKINENTDPKIYPHITTKLIDGKSIVIIEIKESFDHLVVAFGRPYKRVGKSTVRMSKDEYESLILEKHKEKLYFDSQICKEASLGDIDNIKVKRFIERANFERRLEINPNITPKEALKKLSLVKKDKLANAAILLFGKNPQKFFLQAETRCARFKGTEPLEFIDMKVFGGNIIDQREDALEFVKEHIQLHAEIKGTERIERWEYPIEAIREAITNAICHRNYKISSNAQIRIFDDRIEVWGCGPLPEPLTVEDLRKKHDSVLRNPLIGKCFFLIKYIEQWGTGTNRMIKKCLSSGLPEPLFEEISGNLVVTFRGKITKEYLEGLDLNKRQIVAMEYIKKIGKITNKKYREMFPEISNETARLDLNILVRKRLLNKKGEKRGAYYTIR